The region AACTCGCTGGCGGAATCCATTCAGGGGCTATCGCCGGGGGTTACGGTGCGAAACACGGGTGTACCAGGACAGCAGGCGTCGATTCAGATTCGCGGGGTGGCCAGCTTCCTCAATACCGACCCGCTGTACATCATCGACGGGATGATTGCCGATGCCAACCCAACCATCAACAACGACGATATTGAGTCCATTCAGGTGTTGAAGGATGCCTCGGCTGCGGCCATTTACGGGTCGAGGGCGGCCAATGGTGTTATCATCATCACCACCAAACAAGGCAAAGAAGGCCCCATCCGGGTAGGTTTTTCGGCCAAATACGGGATACAGCAGGTGTATAAGCGCTGGGATGTGATGGACGCGGCAAATTTTGCGGCTACCCAACGGACGCAATACCAGAACGCCGGACAAACACCCCCGTCGAGTGTGGCTACCGGTACGTTCAATCCGAACATCAACACCGACTGGCAGGATCAGGTACTGCAAACGGGTAATCTTCAGGATTACAACCTGACACTGTCGGGTGGTACCAAAACCGGTACGTATCTGATTTCAGGCAGTTATTTCAGCAACAAAGGCTACGTAATTGGCAGCGGCTTCGACCGGGCCAGTTTGCGCATCAACACCAAAAGTCAGCTTGGACGCTTCACGTTTGGCGAAAACGCCCTGCTGACGAACTCAAATATTCAGAATTTTCCGGCAGGCAACCCTATTTACGACATGGCCGGTATGCTGCCCGTTATTCCGGTGCAGGACCCCAGTTATATCGACGCCAGCAACCCGGGGGGCTATGGCCTTGGCCGCAATCCGGATGCCGTTACCTACGCCTTCAACCCGGTAGCAGTTCGTAATCTGGCCAGCAACAAAAGCAATTTCGCCAAGCTGGTCGGCAACGCGTACCTCGATGTAAAACTGACCGACTGGCTGACCTACCGTGCCAACGCGGGACTGGAGGTGAGTTTCGATTACACCCAGAACCTGCGTCGGCTGGGCATCTACCAATACAGTGCCTCGCCGGTGCCCAGTTCGGTTGGCGAAGATCGGTCGCGTTACCTCAGTATGCTGTTCGAGCACACGCTGAACTTCAATAAAGTGTTCGGTATGCACAACATCAACGGTGTGGTGGGTATCAGCCAGCAAACGACCCGGCGCGACATCACGTCCGGCTCGCGCACCAATCTGGGCTTTGCGGGTGGTCAGTATTTCAATACCATCAATGCCGCCACGGGGATTTCCAACTCGGCTGGCGGTACGCCCGACGATTACCGGATTCTGGGGTACATTGGCCGGGTCAACTATACCTATAACGACCGTTATCTGCTAACGCTGACTGGCCGGGTCGATCAGGACTCACGCTTCGGGGCAAACTACCGAACGGGTTTCTTCCCGTCGGTGGCCGCAGCCTGGCGCATTAGCGAGGAAAAATTCTTTAACGTCGACTGGATTACTGACCTGAAGCTGAATGCCTCTTATGGTAAGCTGGGTATCGTGGTGCCCACGCTGGGCTCGTTCCCCTATACGGCTTTCATCAACAACAATCCGAGAACTATTTTCGGAGTCGACCAGACACCCTTCGTAGGAGCCTATCAGGCGCAGCTGGCCAATCCCGACCTGCGTTGGGAAGAGCGAATCCAGCAGAACTACGGCGTGTCGGCAAGTTTTCTGAGAAATCGGATCACGACGGAGATCAACATCTATAACTCACTCTCGAACGATGCGATTCTGAACCTGGCCGTGCCGGGTTATCTGGGTAACCTGCGCGGTAATCCATACGTGAATACGGCTTCTATCCGCAACCGGGGCGTCGAGTTTTCGGCCACTTACCGCAACAATGAGCATGCCCTTAAATGGGATGTATCCGGCAACTTTACGACCATCAAAAACCGGGTTGAAAACGTAGGTAACCAGGGGCAGAACATCAACTACATTCAGAGCGGCAACACACGCTCGCAGGTTGGTCAGGCCGTTGGGCAGTGGTACGTGCTGAAAACGGCGGGCCTCTTCCAGAATCAGGAGGAGATCAATAATTACAAAGGAGCCAACGGAAACCTCATTCAGCCGAATGCCAAACCGGGCGATATTAAGTATGTCGATACCAACGGCGACGGGCAGATCACCCAGAACGACGACCGTCAGTTTGTGGGTTCGCCCTGGCCCAAGTTACAGGCGGGCGCACAGGCCAATGCCTCCTACGGGCAGTTTTCGCTCAATGTGCAGTTGACCGGCGTGTTTGGCTACACCGTCTACAACGACGTACGGCGTGGACTGGACAGCTACCAGCTGACCAACTTCCGCACCAACATCAGTCCGTGGACGACGACCAACACCAGCACAACCGACCCTCGTCTGGGCCTGGAAAGTGGCGATCAGGGGATTATCTCGAATAACTTCGGATATACCGACCGCTGGCTTGAAAATGCCTCCTACGTTCGGGTACGCAACGTCGAGATTGGCTACACGCTGCCGAAGAACCTGCTCAACACACTTAAAATCCGCAATGCCCGTGTGTATGTGAGTGGTCAGAACCTGTTCACCATCACCAAATACACCGGCCTCGACCCCGACGTTACGGGTGCAAACATTCAGGAGCGGGGCGTTGATCTTGGCCACTGGCCGTCACCCCGCGTTGTATCCGTTGGTGTCAACTGCGATTTCTAACTATCCTTGAAAGACCTGTTATGAACTTACATGATGATTTACTCAGGCATGCTACTGGCATAACCGCTCTTTCACTCTATCACTCTTTCGCTCTTTCATAAAAATGAAAAATAGATTCATTTCGCTAACGATAGCCGCAGCCCTGGCCTTTACGGGTTGCCAGCGTAGCCTCGACATCGTGAACCCCAACCAGGTGACAGCCGAGTCGTTCTGGAAAACGCCGACCGATGCGCTGGCGGGTGTCAATGCCATCTACAGCACCACGCACCGGGGCGGTATTTCGCGTTGGATGCCATTCTACTACATCATCCGTTCCGATGAAGGACGCAGCCAGAGCCCAGACGTCGGCATTGTCAATAACATGGACCAGTTCCTGATAACGGACTATAACTACGGGAATGCATATTCCATCTGGAATGACAACTATATCGGTATTAACCGAGCCAATCAGGTCATCGACAACGTACCCAACATTCAGATGGACGCTACGCTGAAGGGCCGGTATATAGGCGAGGCCAAGTTCCTGCGGGCCATGTATTATTTCCACCTGGTTACGCTTTGGGGCAACGTCCCGCTGATCCTGCAAACCTCGGTCGTTGGTGATAAACCTAACTCAGCCACCACAGCACAGGTATGGGCGCAGATCGAGAAAGACCTGACGGATGCCGCTGCGGTACTGCCCACAACCTACGGCAATGCCGATCTGGGCCGCGCTACCAAAGGGGCCGCTTATGCCCTGCTGGCCAGAGCGCAGATGCAGCAGCAGAAATATACCGAAGCACTCACACCCCTTCAATGGCTGGTGGAAGGCGATGGGAAAAGCGTGTACTCGCTGATGCCCAACTACCGCGACAATTTCCTGATCACGACCGAAAATAATAAGGAGTCTGTGTTCGAATGGCAGTTCCAGATCAACCCGGCCGAATACACCGACGACGACACCGAAACGCCAAACCAGAACTACGGCACCTCGCTGGCGAAGTTTTTTGGCCCGCCACCGGTTGGCTGGTCGGATGGCGAAGCGCAACGCTGGCCTACCCGCGAATTCACCGAACGCACAACAACCGGCGCCCGCGACCCGCGTCTGGAAGCGTCGTTTCTCTTCGACTCGACCGATGTGCGTGGCCCTGATTTCACCCAGATTTACGGGCAGACGTTCACCCAGCGGTACGGACGGGATAACAAACGGGTATGGTTCCGGAAGTTCCAGAACGATCACTGGAAAACTGAAGAAGATTATCGGTCGCCCAACAACTGGCGATACATTCGCTACGCCGATGTACTGCTGATGTATGCCGAAGCCCTCAACGCGACCGGCAAAACAACGCAGGCCTATACGTACGTCGATCAGGTGCGTCAGCGGGCGGGACTGCCTACGCTGACCGTTGCGAAACCCGGACTCACGCAGGCCCAGTTTCTGGCCCAGCTAAAGCACGAGCGGTTACTGGAGTTATCGGGCGAAGGCTGGCGCTGGAACGATCTGGC is a window of Spirosoma linguale DSM 74 DNA encoding:
- a CDS encoding RagB/SusD domain protein (PFAM: RagB/SusD domain protein); translated protein: MKNRFISLTIAAALAFTGCQRSLDIVNPNQVTAESFWKTPTDALAGVNAIYSTTHRGGISRWMPFYYIIRSDEGRSQSPDVGIVNNMDQFLITDYNYGNAYSIWNDNYIGINRANQVIDNVPNIQMDATLKGRYIGEAKFLRAMYYFHLVTLWGNVPLILQTSVVGDKPNSATTAQVWAQIEKDLTDAAAVLPTTYGNADLGRATKGAAYALLARAQMQQQKYTEALTPLQWLVEGDGKSVYSLMPNYRDNFLITTENNKESVFEWQFQINPAEYTDDDTETPNQNYGTSLAKFFGPPPVGWSDGEAQRWPTREFTERTTTGARDPRLEASFLFDSTDVRGPDFTQIYGQTFTQRYGRDNKRVWFRKFQNDHWKTEEDYRSPNNWRYIRYADVLLMYAEALNATGKTTQAYTYVDQVRQRAGLPTLTVAKPGLTQAQFLAQLKHERLLELSGEGWRWNDLARWGDLGPQLAPRDPAFSTFVKGKSELLPIPQLDRDLNPNLVQNPNY
- a CDS encoding TonB-dependent receptor plug (PFAM: TonB-dependent receptor plug; TonB-dependent receptor~KEGG: mxa:MXAN_4746 TonB-dependent receptor), which encodes MKNKYLLLSMLMGGVYTLPQPSVAQVLTRAQPAYESNARGQQAEAPAGQHSRRSRSLKKALSELERRFNVNFAYDEQVVAGRQTDTDLEGLSLEQALNQLIESQGLRYRKVNANLFAIQAAPAKRVGMALPAESPAPALATVSNIPTGVTEAPQLKRITGQITDENNQGLPGANVIEKGTTTGATTDANGNFVLNVSDNATTLTISSVGYASQDVAIGNNTVVNVKLVPDDRTLNEVVVIGYQTVRKRDVTGANDVISPAQANKVTANSLAESIQGLSPGVTVRNTGVPGQQASIQIRGVASFLNTDPLYIIDGMIADANPTINNDDIESIQVLKDASAAAIYGSRAANGVIIITTKQGKEGPIRVGFSAKYGIQQVYKRWDVMDAANFAATQRTQYQNAGQTPPSSVATGTFNPNINTDWQDQVLQTGNLQDYNLTLSGGTKTGTYLISGSYFSNKGYVIGSGFDRASLRINTKSQLGRFTFGENALLTNSNIQNFPAGNPIYDMAGMLPVIPVQDPSYIDASNPGGYGLGRNPDAVTYAFNPVAVRNLASNKSNFAKLVGNAYLDVKLTDWLTYRANAGLEVSFDYTQNLRRLGIYQYSASPVPSSVGEDRSRYLSMLFEHTLNFNKVFGMHNINGVVGISQQTTRRDITSGSRTNLGFAGGQYFNTINAATGISNSAGGTPDDYRILGYIGRVNYTYNDRYLLTLTGRVDQDSRFGANYRTGFFPSVAAAWRISEEKFFNVDWITDLKLNASYGKLGIVVPTLGSFPYTAFINNNPRTIFGVDQTPFVGAYQAQLANPDLRWEERIQQNYGVSASFLRNRITTEINIYNSLSNDAILNLAVPGYLGNLRGNPYVNTASIRNRGVEFSATYRNNEHALKWDVSGNFTTIKNRVENVGNQGQNINYIQSGNTRSQVGQAVGQWYVLKTAGLFQNQEEINNYKGANGNLIQPNAKPGDIKYVDTNGDGQITQNDDRQFVGSPWPKLQAGAQANASYGQFSLNVQLTGVFGYTVYNDVRRGLDSYQLTNFRTNISPWTTTNTSTTDPRLGLESGDQGIISNNFGYTDRWLENASYVRVRNVEIGYTLPKNLLNTLKIRNARVYVSGQNLFTITKYTGLDPDVTGANIQERGVDLGHWPSPRVVSVGVNCDF